The genomic DNA ACCGCCGCCGGTTTGTGGAATGGACATGGGAAACGCTCCGTTTGCGAGGGTAAATTTAAGACGTGGCTGAGGTTAGGAGGGGTGTCAATGCAACTGCGTGTATGGCTTATGATCGGGGGCCATCCAGACGGTCATTTTTGCAGGGCGCGGGCTGTTGAGCAAGGATAGCATATATTCGGTTTTGATACCGGGTAGGGCGGCAAACACATCAAACAGTACCTCAACCCCAACAGCATTTGTTGGGATGTCGAGGTGCTGCCCACCGCCATTGATTAACCGCCAAGCGGGTGCTGGCGTAATATCGAGCTGCACCATCAGATCAAGATCGGCCACCCCGCCGTCCAACGGGCCAAGGTAGGTGACACGCCGTTCATCCAATGTCACGACGCCGGGGCCGTCACCTTCAGGGCGAAAACGAACCTTTTGCGCGGCGGCGATTGCGAGGCCTGCGCCCAGTGCCGTCATTCCCCAGCCAAGCCATTGCACGATCCCGAACGACACAAATGCCCACCACAGTCCAATCAGAGCGAGCGCAAGTGCTGCGATAACTTCGCGCCACCGCCATAGTCCTTCGCGGATTTCGGGTCTGATGACAGATTTTTTCATGGCGCCACCTGTGGGGTTTTGAAAATAGCAAGAACCCAGTCGCCGATTTGTGTAAGCTCGACCGCTTTGTAGGCGGCGATTGCAGGTGGGTTGCTGGCGAACAACGGCGCGCGCCGCGCGTGACCTTTGCCGCGCTGGGCGGGTGGCGTGTAGACCGCGCCGATCTGAACGAAACTCACGTCCAGTCCCCCATCGCCTGTTGCCAAAGCGTCATTGCCGCGACAGCCGCCGTATCTGCGCGCAAAATACGTGGTCCAAGGCTGATAGCGTGCGCGCACAGCATACTGTTCAGGCGGTCACGTTCTTTGTCTGAGAATCCACCTTCGGGGCCGATCAGGATTGCCCATGGTCCTGCGTTGGTCGGCAGAATTAACGGTTTGTCCACCATCGCTTCGTCACAAAACAAGATCCGCCGCGTTGGATTCCACGTGTCGAGCATTTTGGCGAACTTTTGTAGCTCTGCGACCTCTGGCACATAGGTTCCACCGCATTGCTCAGCCGCCTCAAGTGCGTGGGCTTGCAACCTGTCTTGGCGCACGCGATTGGCGGATTGAGTGTATTCCGTTTGCAGCGGTACGATCCGCGCCGCCCCAAGTTCGGCCGCCTTTTCGACGATAAAGGATGTGCGGTCTTTCTTGATGGGGGCGAAGACCAGCCATAGGTCGGGGGGCATTTGCAGCGGCTTGGTTTGAACGACGCAGTCCAACACGCCGCTCTTTTTGGATGCAGCCGCGACCAGCGCGCGCCACTCCCCGTCACGCCCATTGAACAGCGACACATCCGCGCCCACGTCCAACCGCATGACCCCAAAAAGGTAATGCGCCTGTTCTCGCGACAGAGCGACCCTTTCTTGCGGGCCCAAAGGGTGGTCTACATACATTCTAATTCGTGCCATGGGATGAACATATGACCGACGCCAACCAGACGCCAGAGGTTGAAATTGCTGATGCGGTGACAGGAAACTGGGTTGATCGTTTTGCGCCCCTGCGCGCGCGACCTTTTTTACGACTTTCCCGTGCGGATCGTCCCATAGGAACGTGGCTTTTGTTGTTGCCCTGCTGGTGGAGCTTGGCCTTGGCGATGTTACATACGGGACGCGCCAGCCTGTTTGATTTGTGGATTGCGATCGGTTGCGCCATCGGTGCGTTCTTGATGCGTGGGGCGGGGTGCACGTGGAACGACATTACCGACCGCGACATTGACGGATCAGTCGAACGAACGGCGAACCGCCCAATCCCGTCGGGTCAGGTTGGTGTGCGAAAGGCGCTGGTGTGGATGGCGCTGCAATCGTTTCTGGCGCTGCTAATCTTGCTGACGTTCAATTCCAATGCTGTCCTTCTGGGGGTTCTC from Octadecabacter antarcticus 307 includes the following:
- a CDS encoding GNAT family N-acetyltransferase, which gives rise to MSFVQIGAVYTPPAQRGKGHARRAPLFASNPPAIAAYKAVELTQIGDWVLAIFKTPQVAP
- a CDS encoding 16S rRNA (uracil(1498)-N(3))-methyltransferase, giving the protein MARIRMYVDHPLGPQERVALSREQAHYLFGVMRLDVGADVSLFNGRDGEWRALVAAASKKSGVLDCVVQTKPLQMPPDLWLVFAPIKKDRTSFIVEKAAELGAARIVPLQTEYTQSANRVRQDRLQAHALEAAEQCGGTYVPEVAELQKFAKMLDTWNPTRRILFCDEAMVDKPLILPTNAGPWAILIGPEGGFSDKERDRLNSMLCAHAISLGPRILRADTAAVAAMTLWQQAMGDWT